One Methyloterricola oryzae genomic window, CCTGCCCCACCACGGTCTTGTTGAGCGGGTTGGAAGGGGCATCGGTCGCCGCCATTTGGGCGATCTCCGGCCGGTCCAGGGACAGGGTCCACAGGGTGGCCAGAACCATGGCGACCAGCAAGGCAGGCCCCAGAACCGCGACGGCTCCGCGCGCCCGTTCCCGCAACGTGCCTTCGGTGCGCCACATGAGGAAGATCGAACCGTGGAACAAATTCATCAGCAATCCGATGACGCCGCACAGCAGTGCGTAGGGATGCAGGAGGCCCAGGAATGTGCCGGTATAGAAGGAGCGCAGGTCCGCATCCAGATGGTAGGGCAATCCAAGAATCAGGTTGCCCACCAGCACGCCCAACAGGATGGAGGGCACCGCCCCGCCGATGCAAAGGCCCCAGTCCCAGGCATTGCGCCAGGTCGGATTTTCCAGCTTGCTGCGGTAGTCGAACCCCGCCGGCCTGAAGAACAGGGCGAACAGCACCAGCAGCATGGCCGCGTACAGGCCCGAGAACAGGGTTGCATAAACTAGGGGCCATACCGCGAAAATGGCGCCCCCCAGGAGCACCAGCCAGACCTGGTTCCCTTCCCAGGTGGCGCCGACGGTGTTGATGATGACGCGGCGTTCGGTGTCCGTGCGGCCCAGGAATGGTATCAGTGCGCCGATGCCGAAATCGAAGCCGTTGGTCAACGCGAAGCCGATGGCAACCACGCCGATAAAGAGCCACCAGATGACGCGTATGGTTTCGTAGTCGATCATGATGATGTCCTCAATCTAAGTTTCCTGATCCCAGGCCTCGGCCGGGGTTTGGTCTATGGATGATGGCCCTGGTGGCCACCGACGGCGTGTCGCCCGTGATCACTCAACTGCGCGTCGAAATACCGGTGTATGGCCTGCACCAGGTCCGGCCTGGCGCTGGCGTAGACGATCTGTCCGCCCTGCGGCAGGTCGCTGTACACGATCTTCAGGTCCTGGGCACCCGCGCTGAGCTCGGCGAGCACCGGCATCTGGTCCCCGTGAATACGAGCGGGGCCTGAGAAATCGCCTTGCGCAAAGCTCGCCGCGATGTGCTGGAGATGCTGGCGGATCAGGTTCACCTGTTCCGTATCGCCCACCTGCTTCGCCACCACCTGCTGCACGCCCCCGGTTTCGGTCTTATCGAACACATGCAGGGTCTTGTCCAGGGCAAAGGGCATGACCTTGGCGCCGCGCTCGGCGACGGCATCCTGGCGCTGCGGCGAGGCCAGCTCGGCGCCCTGCGCAAACGCCGCCGCAAGCAGCATCACGAGCGCCAGGCTGTCACGCGCCCCGAACATGCGAGTTCGACTCACGCGTGGGACGGGGCCGGCCGCACCGACGGCTGCCGCTCGAAGTGGTAGCGTCCCGTGTGCAGACTGCTGGGCCCCAGGCGCACATACTTGATCATCAGGTACAACTCGATGAACAGCAGCAACGTGTAGAAGAACACGAACCCGCCAATGCTGAACCACAACTGGTCGGTCGCGATGTTGGACACGCTCATGTGGGTGGGCAGCACGCCGGAAATAGTCCAGGGCTGGCGGCCGTATTCCGCAACGAACCAACCGGTCTCCGCGGCGATCCAGGGCAGCGGGATGCACCATACCGCCATGCGCATCAGCCAGGGCTTCTGATCGGCCACCCGGGTCGCGCAGAAATAGAAGGCCATGGCGAACACGAACAGCATGGTGAAGCCGCAGGCGACCATGATGCGGAAGGTCCAGAAAAGCGGAGCCACCCGGGGAATCGTGTCATTGGCCGCCTTGGCGATGGTGGCCTCATCCGCATCCACCACCTTGTCGGTGTACTTCTTCAGCAGCAGGCCGTAGCCCAGATCCGCCTTGTGCGCCTCGAAACTACCCAGGGTTTCGGGGCTCTTGTCGCCCCCGCGCATCTTCTGCAGGTCGGCGTAGGCCAGCATGCCGTTGCGGATTCGCTTCGCGCTGTCCTTGCGCAGATCTTTGATGCCCCTCACATCCTCGTCGATGGAGCGGGTGGCTATCAGGCCCAGGACGTAGGGAATCTTGATGGCAAAGTCGGTGCGCTCGGCCTCCTGGTCCGGAAACCCGACCAGGGTGAAGCCGGCCGGTGGCGGATGGGTTTCCCATTCAGCCTCGATGGCCGCCAGCTTGATCTTCTGCGTTTCGCCGGAGGTGTATCCGCTTTCGTCGCCCAGCACGATCACCGAGAGTACGGACGCGAGGCCGAAGGCGGAGGCGATGGAAAAGGAACGCCGTGCGAAGCCGATGTCACGCTTGTTGAGCAGGTACCAGGAACTGATGCCCAGCACGAACATGGAGCCGGTCACATAGCCTGCGGCCACGGTATGCACAAACTTGACCTGGGCGACGGGGTTGAAGAAGACATCGGCGAAGCTCGCCATTTCCATGCGCAAAGTTTCGTAATTGAAGGTTGCGCCGACCGGATGCTGCATCCAGCCGTTGGCGATGAGTATCCACAGCGCCGACATGCTGGTTCCCAGCGCAAGCATCCAGGTAACCGTCAGGTGTTGCACCTTGGTCAGCCGGTCCCAGCCAAAGAAGAACAGGCCGACGAAGGTGGATTCCAGGAAAAACGCCATCCAGCCCTCGCTGGCCAGGATGGGTCCGAAGATGTCGCCCACGTAATGGGAGTAATAGGCCCAGTTGGTGCCGAACTGGAACTCCAGGGTGAGTCCGGTGGTCACACCCATGGCGAAATTGATGCCGAACAGCTTGCCCCAGAATTTGGTCATGTCCTTGTAGACCTCGCGCCCGGTCATCACATAGACCGATTCCATGATGGCCAGCACGAAGGTCATGCCCAGGGTCAGGGGCACGAATAGAAAATGGTAGAGGGCTGTCAGGCCGAACTGCAGCCGCGACAGATTGACGACATCGTCTCCCGAAATCATGGGCTGTTCTCCTTATGGTATCCGTGATTGTGAAGCGTCGACGGCGGGAGGGAACCAGCCCTGAACCGCTTTCTCGGCCGAGTGTTTGTCCGTGTGCCCCCGAAAGAACATGAACCACAGCCCGATCAAGAACACCAACTTGATCAGCAAAGCCGCCGTGATCTCCCGCGACAATCTGGGACGGGAAAGGATTCTGCCCGGGGTTGAGCATGTTTGACTCACAGTATCCTCCTTACCGCCAAGGTCCATAAGAAACTCCTGAT contains:
- a CDS encoding cytochrome ubiquinol oxidase subunit I, which gives rise to MSGDDVVNLSRLQFGLTALYHFLFVPLTLGMTFVLAIMESVYVMTGREVYKDMTKFWGKLFGINFAMGVTTGLTLEFQFGTNWAYYSHYVGDIFGPILASEGWMAFFLESTFVGLFFFGWDRLTKVQHLTVTWMLALGTSMSALWILIANGWMQHPVGATFNYETLRMEMASFADVFFNPVAQVKFVHTVAAGYVTGSMFVLGISSWYLLNKRDIGFARRSFSIASAFGLASVLSVIVLGDESGYTSGETQKIKLAAIEAEWETHPPPAGFTLVGFPDQEAERTDFAIKIPYVLGLIATRSIDEDVRGIKDLRKDSAKRIRNGMLAYADLQKMRGGDKSPETLGSFEAHKADLGYGLLLKKYTDKVVDADEATIAKAANDTIPRVAPLFWTFRIMVACGFTMLFVFAMAFYFCATRVADQKPWLMRMAVWCIPLPWIAAETGWFVAEYGRQPWTISGVLPTHMSVSNIATDQLWFSIGGFVFFYTLLLFIELYLMIKYVRLGPSSLHTGRYHFERQPSVRPAPSHA
- the cydB gene encoding cytochrome d ubiquinol oxidase subunit II, which gives rise to MIDYETIRVIWWLFIGVVAIGFALTNGFDFGIGALIPFLGRTDTERRVIINTVGATWEGNQVWLVLLGGAIFAVWPLVYATLFSGLYAAMLLVLFALFFRPAGFDYRSKLENPTWRNAWDWGLCIGGAVPSILLGVLVGNLILGLPYHLDADLRSFYTGTFLGLLHPYALLCGVIGLLMNLFHGSIFLMWRTEGTLRERARGAVAVLGPALLVAMVLATLWTLSLDRPEIAQMAATDAPSNPLNKTVVGQGAGWLAHFTGHAWMLPAPVVAFAGFIGAYVLGRAGSAGLSFLLSSLGIAGLLLTIGFGLFPFLLISSTDPKSSLTMWDATASHFNLLLSFWITVVFLPIVLAYTRWVYKVIWGSVTEAKVLQDSHTLY